One genomic region from Granulicatella adiacens ATCC 49175 encodes:
- a CDS encoding pyridoxamine kinase, with product MKKILIANDLPGIGKVALAPAIPIFACCQIETILLPTVLLSSHTGGFNNIAIAEQTEFMRQSLYQWEHLELKPDAVLTGYFRNTEQIELMVDNIEKLPESTKIFIDPIMGDNGKLYSGFTKEHVEAMRKLIQKADVIYPNITEACLLTDTPYPKGKITMDFTRELAKKLAELGPASIIITGCPDNEKVTGVQLYYKESDSFFDFYIAKYPHHFYGTGDTLAALTTACILQDMTVEEALSFTLKFIDEVLQLSSQQPERIPFGLPIEKKLGMLTTKFTTEVSL from the coding sequence ATGAAAAAAATATTAATCGCAAACGACTTGCCAGGAATTGGCAAAGTTGCACTCGCACCCGCTATCCCGATTTTCGCTTGTTGTCAGATTGAAACGATTCTACTGCCTACAGTACTTCTTTCATCTCATACCGGCGGATTCAATAATATCGCGATTGCGGAGCAAACAGAATTTATGAGGCAGTCCCTTTACCAATGGGAGCATCTGGAATTAAAACCAGATGCTGTTTTGACAGGATACTTCCGAAACACAGAACAAATTGAATTAATGGTCGATAACATTGAAAAACTGCCAGAGTCTACGAAAATTTTTATCGATCCAATCATGGGGGATAACGGAAAACTGTATAGCGGATTTACAAAAGAACATGTTGAAGCCATGAGAAAACTCATTCAAAAAGCTGATGTGATTTATCCAAATATTACAGAAGCCTGTCTTTTGACAGATACGCCCTATCCAAAAGGAAAAATCACGATGGACTTTACAAGAGAGTTAGCTAAGAAACTAGCCGAACTTGGGCCAGCGTCCATCATTATTACTGGATGTCCTGATAATGAGAAAGTTACAGGCGTTCAGCTATATTATAAAGAATCGGATTCATTTTTTGATTTTTATATAGCAAAATACCCGCATCATTTTTACGGTACAGGTGATACACTAGCCGCTCTAACAACTGCGTGCATCCTTCAAGACATGACCGTGGAAGAAGCCCTATCGTTCACACTTAAATTCATCGACGAAGTGCTTCAACTGAGCAGCCAACAACCTGAACGAATTCCATTTGGTCTTCCAATCGAGAAAAAACTTGGAATGCTAACCACAAAATTTACTACTGAGGTGTCATTATGA
- the galE gene encoding UDP-glucose 4-epimerase GalE, which produces MAILVTGGAGYIGSHTVIELDKAGFDVVIVDNFSNSSPEVLNRLKTITGKDFPLYEGDILDRDFLVTVFEKENIDSVIHFAGFKAVGESVEKPLEYYHNNITGTLVLLDVMRQFNVKDIVFSSSATVYGMNNVVPFKEEMPTSATNPYGYTKVMLEQILNDVAFSDSNWSVTNLRYFNPIGAHESGLIGEAPNGIPNNLMPYITQVAVGKREFLSVFGDDYDTHDGTGVRDYIHVVDLARGHVLAVKNNAAQKGAKVFNLGTGIGYSVLDLVKAFIAENEVDIPYKIAPRRAGDIATCYADASKAKEVLGWVTEKNLNDMVRDSWNWQKKNPEGY; this is translated from the coding sequence ATGGCAATTTTAGTAACAGGTGGAGCAGGATATATCGGTTCTCATACAGTAATCGAATTAGACAAAGCTGGATTTGACGTTGTTATTGTCGACAACTTTTCAAATAGCTCACCAGAAGTATTGAACCGTTTAAAAACAATCACAGGAAAAGATTTCCCGCTATATGAAGGAGACATTCTTGATCGTGATTTCCTAGTAACAGTTTTTGAAAAAGAAAACATCGATTCAGTGATTCATTTTGCAGGGTTCAAGGCTGTGGGAGAGTCTGTTGAAAAACCTTTAGAATACTATCACAACAACATCACAGGAACATTAGTGTTATTAGACGTAATGCGTCAATTTAACGTGAAGGATATCGTGTTCAGCTCAAGTGCAACTGTATATGGTATGAACAACGTAGTTCCTTTTAAAGAAGAAATGCCAACAAGCGCAACAAACCCTTATGGTTATACAAAAGTGATGCTTGAACAAATCTTAAATGATGTTGCTTTCTCAGATAGCAACTGGTCTGTCACAAATTTACGTTACTTCAACCCAATCGGAGCGCATGAAAGTGGATTGATTGGAGAAGCTCCAAACGGAATTCCAAACAACTTAATGCCATACATCACTCAAGTGGCTGTTGGTAAACGCGAATTCTTAAGTGTATTTGGTGACGACTACGATACACATGATGGGACTGGAGTTCGTGATTACATCCACGTTGTTGATTTAGCTCGTGGGCACGTACTTGCAGTTAAAAACAATGCGGCTCAAAAAGGTGCAAAAGTCTTTAACTTAGGAACTGGTATTGGATACAGTGTATTAGATTTAGTAAAAGCATTTATCGCAGAAAATGAAGTGGATATTCCTTATAAAATTGCACCTCGTCGTGCAGGGGATATCGCAACTTGTTATGCGGATGCGTCTAAAGCAAAAGAAGTGCTAGGATGGGTAACAGAAAAGAACTTGAACGATATGGTTCGCGACTCATGGAACTGGCAAAAGAAAAATCCAGAGGGCTATTAG
- a CDS encoding LPXTG cell wall anchor domain-containing protein, with the protein MKFLFIVALLLGWFGYFTNNVFAEEIQKVNFSNLTEIQKANIQKGEYTELGNQDRILLVYAYDKGACQLPATLPNTGTNSNIIFMTLGVLVLTSAGYFVFSNKKHKNIVLTIGLVLSGALATSATISASEFTQEESCYKYIGYIRENVLVEATTETASSESDEEVTVETTTAETTTAETTTAETTTAETTTTVQTTEAPTTEAPTTASPVAEDPSTETTTSITPRPFPPGRGSRPPQ; encoded by the coding sequence ATGAAATTTTTATTCATTGTTGCACTGTTGTTAGGCTGGTTTGGATATTTCACGAACAATGTTTTTGCAGAAGAAATTCAAAAAGTAAACTTCTCGAATCTTACAGAGATTCAAAAAGCAAATATCCAAAAAGGCGAGTATACGGAGTTAGGAAACCAGGATCGTATTTTGCTTGTTTATGCATATGATAAAGGGGCTTGTCAATTACCTGCAACATTACCAAATACAGGAACGAATTCTAATATCATTTTTATGACTTTAGGGGTGCTCGTGTTGACTAGTGCAGGATATTTTGTGTTTTCTAATAAAAAACATAAAAATATAGTATTAACAATCGGATTAGTATTATCTGGAGCTTTGGCTACAAGCGCAACTATTTCTGCATCAGAATTTACGCAGGAAGAAAGTTGTTATAAATATATTGGTTATATTAGAGAGAACGTATTAGTCGAAGCAACAACAGAAACTGCATCCTCAGAATCAGATGAAGAAGTTACTGTTGAAACAACAACTGCAGAAACAACAACTGCAGAAACAACAACTGCAGAAACAACAACTGCAGAAACAACTACTACAGTACAAACTACTGAGGCTCCAACAACAGAAGCACCAACGACTGCTTCTCCTGTAGCTGAAGATCCTTCAACTGAGACAACAACAAGTATTACACCTAGACCATTCCCGCCAGGTAGAGGTTCTAGACCACCACAATAA
- a CDS encoding ABC transporter ATP-binding protein, whose protein sequence is MSKIKGPKRPENMKQTLADLWGYLWKSKMTLAVVVVCLIISSASGIIGTYAIRPLINDFIETGDLAGLAKMLGFIAIVYMLGATASYFSARLMVTVGQNTIEKMRSDLFNHIQGLPIRFFDTNKHGDLMSRFTNDFENIQNAFNNSMLMIISSTLQLVLTFVMMVILSPILTVLLIAMVFLMFQIVKQLGAKSGKQFAAQQAILGQVNGFVEEHIEGQKVVKVFNHEHKVLDEFNKLNIELQEAANNAQFYSSIMFPILGNISYVNYAITAAVGGYLVIINAMDIGGLASFLQFSRTFAQPLGQMSQQMNVLLSAMAGAERIFAILREEPELDEGTVTLDQRDPNQWYWVDGDKRIPVVGNIQLHNVDFGYVPGVRILKDINVWAEPGLKVAFVGATGAGKTTITNLINRFYEIDSGVITFDEIPVTKIKKDDLRKTISIVLQDTHLFTGTIADNIRYGNLDATDDEVIKAAKLANAHSFIKRLPQGYQTEITGDGEGLSQGQRQLLAIARAAVANPKVLILDEATSSIDSHTEALISRGMDQLMEGRTSFVIAHRLSTIRNADVIMVMDHGEIIERGDHESLMEKHGVYYKLYTGQIELD, encoded by the coding sequence ATGAGTAAAATTAAAGGACCAAAACGTCCAGAAAACATGAAGCAAACTTTGGCAGACTTATGGGGGTATTTATGGAAGAGTAAGATGACTCTTGCAGTTGTTGTAGTCTGCTTAATCATTTCAAGTGCTTCTGGAATTATCGGAACGTATGCGATTCGTCCATTAATCAATGATTTTATTGAAACAGGGGATTTAGCAGGATTGGCGAAAATGCTTGGTTTTATCGCGATTGTTTATATGCTTGGAGCAACAGCCAGCTACTTCTCTGCGCGTTTAATGGTCACAGTTGGACAAAATACTATCGAGAAAATGCGTTCAGATTTATTCAATCATATTCAAGGATTGCCAATTCGTTTCTTTGATACGAATAAGCATGGGGACTTAATGTCTCGTTTTACAAACGACTTTGAAAATATTCAAAACGCTTTTAACAACAGTATGTTAATGATTATCAGTTCAACGCTTCAATTAGTATTGACGTTTGTGATGATGGTCATCCTTTCACCAATCTTAACAGTGCTTCTGATTGCGATGGTATTCTTGATGTTCCAAATTGTGAAACAACTAGGGGCGAAGTCAGGAAAACAATTCGCTGCGCAACAAGCGATTCTTGGACAAGTGAATGGATTCGTGGAAGAGCATATTGAAGGGCAAAAAGTCGTTAAAGTATTTAACCACGAGCATAAAGTGCTTGATGAATTCAATAAACTCAACATTGAACTTCAAGAAGCTGCCAATAACGCACAATTCTATTCAAGTATCATGTTCCCAATCTTAGGGAACATCAGTTATGTGAACTATGCGATTACTGCAGCAGTTGGGGGATACTTAGTGATTATTAACGCGATGGATATTGGAGGACTTGCCTCATTCCTACAATTCTCAAGAACTTTCGCACAACCACTTGGTCAAATGTCTCAACAAATGAACGTACTTCTTAGTGCGATGGCGGGGGCAGAACGTATCTTTGCCATCCTTCGTGAAGAACCTGAACTCGACGAAGGAACGGTTACTCTGGACCAACGCGATCCAAATCAATGGTACTGGGTGGATGGCGACAAACGTATTCCGGTTGTCGGAAATATTCAACTACACAATGTTGACTTTGGATATGTGCCAGGTGTGCGTATCTTAAAAGATATCAATGTTTGGGCTGAACCAGGATTAAAGGTAGCCTTTGTAGGGGCGACTGGTGCTGGTAAAACAACGATTACGAACTTAATCAACCGTTTCTATGAGATTGATTCTGGTGTGATTACTTTTGATGAGATTCCAGTAACAAAGATTAAGAAAGATGACTTACGTAAGACAATTTCGATTGTATTGCAAGACACGCATTTATTTACTGGAACAATTGCGGATAATATTCGCTATGGTAATTTAGATGCAACTGATGATGAAGTCATTAAAGCGGCGAAATTAGCCAATGCCCACAGCTTTATCAAACGTCTGCCTCAAGGATATCAAACAGAAATTACAGGGGATGGCGAAGGCTTGTCTCAAGGTCAACGTCAATTACTTGCGATTGCACGTGCTGCCGTTGCTAACCCTAAAGTATTGATTCTAGATGAAGCAACAAGCTCAATCGATAGCCATACTGAAGCGCTAATTTCACGTGGTATGGACCAATTGATGGAAGGGCGCACATCATTTGTAATTGCGCACCGTTTATCTACGATTCGTAATGCCGATGTGATTATGGTAATGGATCATGGTGAAATTATCGAACGCGGAGACCATGAAAGTTTAATGGAAAAACATGGTGTTTACTACAAACTCTATACAGGTCAAATTGAATTGGATTAA
- a CDS encoding PLP-dependent aminotransferase family protein, with protein MYQYQQLAQLLKEEILIGNLQKGDKLPSIRELVSRYGVNKDTVQRALRSLKDESFIYAVEKSGYYVLKNSEPKPLKEFEEDYSQLPIEDLRICFNQSLASAHDLKLTKKEQASGMDELIHALMPILEEYGVYAAKEQLVITTGTQQALYILLQMIQGKKVLLEQPTYARMNELVKHLNIPYETIERQMDGEIDLDRLEKLFASGEFSLFYTISRFHNPLGGSYSEGTKKKIVELARRYSVYIIEDDYMADFVEGNATPLHYYDMDGRVIYVKSFSSILFSALKIGIVVLPKELVEAFSMRKQWMDYDSNVMMQKTFTLFIENGMFAKHRKEMVEKYIEKSKRAKKWLLTSGVSEGILHGTQWVFKKTPMMDEKLQAMNLKAKVLDDYFISKNAPALERLDLAKIREI; from the coding sequence ATGTATCAATACCAGCAATTAGCTCAGTTATTAAAAGAGGAAATATTAATTGGGAATCTTCAAAAAGGAGATAAACTTCCCTCAATTCGAGAATTAGTTTCTCGATACGGGGTTAATAAGGATACGGTACAACGAGCCTTACGTAGTCTAAAAGATGAAAGTTTTATTTATGCGGTCGAAAAAAGTGGCTATTATGTATTAAAGAATTCTGAGCCGAAACCGTTGAAGGAATTTGAAGAAGACTATTCACAACTTCCGATTGAGGACTTGCGTATCTGCTTTAATCAATCGCTTGCTAGTGCGCATGATCTAAAATTAACTAAAAAAGAGCAAGCTTCTGGGATGGATGAATTGATTCATGCGTTAATGCCTATTTTAGAAGAGTATGGGGTATATGCTGCGAAGGAGCAACTAGTTATCACGACTGGAACTCAACAAGCACTCTATATTTTGTTACAGATGATTCAAGGGAAAAAGGTGTTGCTCGAACAACCGACTTATGCACGAATGAATGAATTGGTGAAGCATTTGAATATTCCGTACGAAACGATTGAACGGCAGATGGATGGTGAAATTGATTTAGACCGATTAGAAAAATTATTCGCGAGTGGAGAGTTTTCACTATTCTATACGATTTCTAGGTTTCATAATCCGCTAGGTGGAAGTTACAGCGAAGGCACCAAGAAAAAAATTGTAGAACTGGCGAGACGTTACTCTGTATATATTATTGAAGATGATTATATGGCAGACTTTGTAGAGGGGAATGCAACACCACTTCATTATTACGATATGGATGGACGAGTTATTTATGTAAAATCCTTTTCATCTATTTTGTTTTCAGCCTTGAAAATAGGGATTGTTGTCTTGCCCAAAGAATTGGTAGAAGCTTTTTCAATGAGAAAGCAATGGATGGATTACGATTCGAATGTGATGATGCAAAAAACATTTACGCTCTTCATTGAAAATGGAATGTTCGCGAAGCATCGTAAAGAAATGGTTGAAAAATATATCGAAAAAAGTAAGCGTGCTAAGAAGTGGCTTCTGACATCAGGTGTCAGTGAAGGAATCCTTCATGGGACGCAATGGGTGTTTAAGAAAACGCCGATGATGGATGAAAAGTTACAAGCGATGAATCTGAAAGCTAAAGTGCTTGATGATTACTTTATCTCGAAAAATGCACCGGCATTGGAACGGTTGGATTTGGCTAAAATCCGCGAAATTTAG
- a CDS encoding ECF transporter S component, with amino-acid sequence MKNTDLRDLVQTSLFAALIFLGISVFRIQIPFSTQFVHFGNALVVVGCLLFGTKQGAFAATIGLGVFDILNGYAAVVWETILESLIVCLVIHLVYEKALKKDDKIRNIILIGILAALTKIIVNIIKYTFLRGVIVGGLALAPAFIQAINKITGTFGSAALTIIAVPIIYPLFKEALKRVKR; translated from the coding sequence ATGAAAAATACAGATTTAAGAGATTTAGTTCAAACAAGCTTATTCGCAGCTTTAATTTTTTTAGGTATTAGTGTCTTTAGAATTCAAATACCATTTTCCACACAATTCGTTCATTTTGGGAATGCACTTGTTGTTGTTGGATGTTTATTATTTGGAACAAAACAAGGAGCCTTCGCTGCAACCATCGGGCTTGGAGTCTTTGATATCTTAAATGGTTATGCTGCCGTTGTCTGGGAAACCATTCTTGAATCATTAATTGTCTGCTTAGTCATCCATCTTGTTTACGAAAAAGCATTAAAGAAAGATGACAAAATTAGAAACATCATCTTAATTGGTATTTTAGCAGCCCTCACAAAAATAATTGTGAATATTATTAAATATACATTTTTACGTGGAGTGATCGTGGGAGGTCTCGCCTTAGCTCCAGCCTTTATTCAAGCCATCAATAAGATTACAGGGACTTTCGGTTCAGCCGCCCTTACTATTATTGCAGTTCCAATCATATATCCACTTTTTAAAGAAGCCTTAAAACGTGTAAAAAGATAA
- the map gene encoding type I methionyl aminopeptidase codes for MITLKSKREIDAMEESGALLASIHVQLRDFIKPGVTTWDIDQFVQRKIEEAGGSAPQIGYEGYKYATCQSINDEICHGFPRRKPLKSGDLVKVDFCVELKGALSDSCWSYIVGESTPEIDHLYEVTKKALYLGIQQAKVGNRIGDIGHAIQTYVESEGLSVVRDFIGHGIGPTIHESPAVPHYGEPGKGLRLKEGMVITIEPMVNTGTWKAEMESNGWTAHTLDGGLSCQFEHTLAITKDGPRILTLQKDHAEDVLN; via the coding sequence ATGATTACATTAAAATCAAAACGCGAAATTGATGCAATGGAAGAATCTGGAGCGCTTTTAGCTTCAATTCATGTTCAACTTCGTGATTTTATTAAACCTGGTGTCACTACTTGGGATATCGATCAATTTGTCCAAAGAAAAATTGAAGAAGCAGGAGGATCTGCTCCTCAAATTGGCTATGAAGGGTATAAATACGCAACGTGTCAAAGTATCAATGATGAGATTTGTCACGGTTTTCCACGTCGCAAGCCATTAAAATCAGGCGACTTAGTAAAAGTAGACTTCTGTGTAGAGTTAAAAGGAGCCCTATCAGATTCATGCTGGAGCTATATTGTTGGCGAAAGTACTCCAGAAATTGACCACTTATATGAAGTGACAAAGAAAGCTCTATACTTAGGAATTCAACAAGCAAAAGTTGGAAATCGTATTGGAGATATTGGACACGCAATCCAAACTTATGTAGAAAGTGAAGGATTATCTGTTGTTCGTGATTTTATCGGACATGGAATTGGGCCAACGATTCACGAAAGCCCAGCAGTACCTCACTACGGTGAACCAGGAAAAGGTCTTCGCTTAAAAGAAGGAATGGTTATTACCATTGAACCAATGGTGAATACTGGAACTTGGAAAGCGGAAATGGAAAGTAATGGGTGGACTGCTCATACATTAGATGGTGGGTTAAGCTGCCAATTTGAACATACATTAGCCATTACAAAAGATGGTCCACGTATTTTGACGTTACAAAAAGATCACGCAGAAGACGTGTTGAACTAA